The genomic window TTCTCTGCTGTGTTTTTTTGCTGACCGCCTGCTGTTGCTGTAAGAGCAGTACTTGCTGTTCCCTTGTGGGAGCCTTCAGTGCTACTTCACTTCTTCCCCCAGCTATCCTGCATCAGGTGCTGAACCCAGTTGGCAACACAACACGCTGGCATCTAACTAGGCCATCCATCCAGCCTCTGATGGCAAAGGCTAGGAAAGCAGCCATCTATGTGGGTTTCTGATATGGACATGACCTTCATTTTGCCTTCGTACTTGCTTCTGTCGCCATCTTGAATTATTTTCTGTTGCAAGGGGCACACCCTGTATAATATCCTGACTTGTTGCTGCTTTTTGCTGTAGAGTTTCCTTGGAGCAGGTGAACTTTCCCAGCTGAAGACCAGCTCTGACGGCACCTTGCTAAGTGACCAGCTGGCACTAGCAATAGGTAGGTATACAGCCCTTTCATTGTTTGCCATTTTTATGCCCCACACTGTGGCATCTCATGCACCATCTCTGGAAAGCAGACCTGCTAGGTGAGGCTTTAGGACAGGAGCAGGGACCCACTGCCCTGTCAAGTTGCCTGAGCAGCTACGTAAGCAGAAACATCTGGGCTTAGGGGCAGGATATAAAGGAACCTGTATCGCCGCTCAGTAGTGTGGAATTTGCAGCTTCTGTTGGATATTTGAGGACTTGACCTATGACCTCACagcttcaacttttttttttttcctatcgaTAGTGCATTTTAGTTATTTCTCATCTAGTTGTTTTTCCAGAATTTAAGGATGaggcaagtattttttttttttttctctcttcggGTAGAGTACAAGCCATGTTCAAAGGTGtctcccaggctctctctgctaAAGCACTTTTTCTGGCTATTTCTTGCCCGCAGTGCTGAGTGCTGCTTTCACAGTGCACTAAGCCTTGGCTGTGGTTTGGAGGTGCGGGAGGCAGGGGTGCTGAAGGATGGAAGCTGTAGGGTAGCGATAAACTGAGAAGGGGCCCTCCTGCTGTCCAGCTCAAGGTGGTACTCAGCATTTGGGTTCTTGGAGCCCTCGGTGTGGCTTTTAAGACACAGGCTGAAAATTGTCTAAAATCAAATGGAGTCACTGTGGAACGTGAAATGATCATCACGGTTCAGTACGGCTTGCTGAGACTCACGAACGCCTGAGGGACCAGGATGTATATCGATGACATAAAAAGAAGGTTGGGATGGGAGAAAGGGGCTTCAGTGGGGCTCTGGATTCAAGGGtttgtatgatttttattttttctcaatTTGTCTTTAAAGGGAAGTTGGGAGAGAACATGACACTAAGGAGAGCTGCCTGGATGGCAGTGCCACCAAACTTCTTTATCGGGTCCTACGTACATGGGGCAGCGCTCTCTGACGCgctgtctccctcctcctccaccgcCTTCGGGAAGTACGGTGCCCTGGTGATCTGCCAGCCATTGGAAGAGAGTCCAAGGAGCAGCGTCGCAGAGCTGGGCCGAAGGCTGGGGCAGCATGTGGTGGGCATGGCTCCTCTTTCGCTGGGCTCCCTGCAGGACGAGCCTGGAGGGGACATGGAAACCAAGATGCTAGCACAGCCCTTCCTGCTGGATCCCAGCGTGAGCGTGGGACAGTACCTGCAGCCCCAGGGCATGGCGGTGGTGGATTTCCTGCGCTTTGAATGCGGAGAGGAGCTCGAGGCGCTAGATATCGAACCCACACGGCACTCGGCAGAAAGCTAACATCTGGGATCATGGACACGCTAGGCTACAACATTACGGTGTagagaaatgtaaaataaaactagACCATGGAAGATTTACACATGGGACAACTTTGGTAGCTTCTGGTTTTTATTAAGCAAAGGAAAAAAGTTAGAAGCTCCACCTGTACCTGGTGGAAGAGCCTTTGAGGTCTGCATGGTGAGCTCAAACagcctctttttcttttaaatgatttCACTAATTCTCCAGgaaagcaaacacacacacacactcactcactcacacacacacacacacacacactctctcacactcactcttgTATGATGCTGTCACAAACATGGCTCCTGGTTTTGTGATGTTGTAGCAGGAGGCTTGGTAGCACCCGGGGGAATGGCACCTTTAATTCACACACAACCTGTTCTGCTCCTCCACAGCAGCGACTCCGtgagtgctgctctctgcttgcTCTGTAGTACTTTCACTTAAGGTTGGCATTTCCCTAGCTTGTTTCCCTTTTACTGTAAAGTAATCTTGAATTTACAAACAAAAATGGCTTTAAAATTGAACTCCCAATAGCAACGTTAGGGGGAAAGTGGGATTTGGTGGCATGTTCTAGGTGCTCTTTGGGACATGTGGGAGCCAAATTACTGCTAATCCAAGCAGAGAGGGCAGAGTCCAGCCTGGGGAAGCAGCAGTCAGACAGGTCCCCCATTTGTTTCAAAGCAAAGATTCTTTGCCTAACGCTCCCATACTCCTTGGATTGAAAACCTGCTTTTGACAGCAGGGTTATCTGGAGCGTGTGGGCAGTTAGCTTCTTTATAGCCGTAAGAACCACCGGACAGTTCATGCAGGAAATAGTTTtctgggggctaacggtgccagcCTAATACAATCGTGGGATGCATTGAGACTGCtcagattattgtaatgcaacGCAGCATTCAGCCAGTCCAGCTTTGCCCCACCTACCCCCTTCCTCCCCATTTGGGTGTTACAAAGCTTTTGTAGAAGAGCAGCAGAGCAGGGGCTGCTTTTTCGCAGCAGAATTTAACTTAAATTTTCataaaacacaaatgaaaaatcaGCACGTCGGGAAAGAAGTAACTCTCTGATTTATCAGTTTGGGTGAAGGGGTTGCTTCCCCAGTGGTCCTCGACTACACAGAaggtaactattttttttttctttctgtttgtaaTTTTAACATAATCGTACAAGCAGTAGGTAATTGTTTATAAGACACTACCTCCTGCAAGACACACTAAGTTGTCTAGGAGTGCTACATATGCAGCTTTATGATAATGAAATGGCAACATGTAGGTTGCTACTTCTAAAAGCCGTAGCAGGTTTTGTTTCTCCTGTGCATTGATCACACTTTCTGGGGTTTCTTGGATCCATGGTCCCCCTCCCCGTCGAGTATGCAAAAGACCATGCCCAGATTATTGCAAAAGGGTATGTAAGATACACAGAAGATTATAACATTTGAAATTCATTTGCGTTTATAGAGAAATCTTACAATATACAATACAGGTTATTTGACTTGGCAAGAATAAACCCATCTCCAGTCTGGGtttctgcctccctgctgcttcCAGTACATGCGACGGAATGGAAGTGCCCTGGAGGTTCGCGCACCTTTCTTACAATATTACTTGGCACTGAATGGGAAGTGTGCACTGCCCTCCTGGTTCTTTGGTTTTGGTCGGCTTGCTTTTCTCCCTTGCCTTTAAAACAGCCCCTTCTCTTTCTTCAGATTGAGCTGCTTCCAAGCGGGAAGGGCGGCAAATTCTCCCCGTGTTACGCCAAACGCCAGGGCAAAGTCTTTATCCGAGAGATAAttctgggagggaggggaaaaccAAAGAAAGCAAAGATGTTATGTAGAAACGACGTTGATGAATTCTGCTTTTAAAAGGGaacacacggggggggggggggtgatatccTTTTTCCATAGGAGCTTCCACTCTACGCTAAATGCCTCTCGCTGCTGCAGGGGGAGTGACGGATCTGATCCAGGAGCAGCAGGGTACTAGCCGTGCACTTCCCCACAGTGTTACACAGCCTGGTCCCAAATGTCGGAGGTATTGGTTGATTTAATGTGCCAACAGAGGGGGGGCCATTCTGCTTCCACAGAAACTACCAAACCGATTCCCATCTTCAGCCAGATTCCTGACAAGGGATGGGATTTTTATTTTCGTGCAATTGCAATTGGAAAATTATATCCTAGATGATGTCATGCCAGGGAGCGTATTCAGGACTTAATTTCCATTCTTGGTtccagatctctctctctttcggaGACCCAGTTCTATAAAACATCTGCACAAGCAGGGTGGCAGCAGCCCCTTTTTTAAACAGGCAATGAACTTCAGAAATAGTCTCTTAAAGGAGGGGAAAAACAACCCCAGCTCACCTCCTTCTTGGCTGGATCAACATCTTCAGGCAGCTCATGTTTCTGTTTTCTCACAAGGACATCTAGAGGGTAATACTGATGGCTTTTGCTGCTCTGGACAGTGGGGCTCAAGGAGAGTGAAGTGTTGTTCAGATCCtagaaataagaaaacaaaactcATGATTTTCAGGTGAGAACTGTGCAAACCACTCGAATCAcctggctggagctgctgccagtagaaaaagatttcctagcgtgtagccagatggacttggACCAAtggatttatgctcccctgccagcagatggagattgagtcagatttcaaagctgacgtcaccctagatatacccctgcagtgacctcagccctctggtatttctctgtctccagcagatgcggacaTGCTTTACCTATGGGAATTGCTCTACCTTTtggaagaaattctacttttaaattggagaaaagattgagccccgctctcctgtggtgatatcaaaaggtccctcccccagttgagaattctgaggtgatttccgagatccctccgaggtgtgccttggtctggtagccggtttccggcatggactttgctgctgaagcatcTGAAagacagcaggtgcaggaagcagagcgtggcagtgatggccaaagccatctccccccacagctggagaccatctctgtactcggccggtaagcactgagcccaggtaagtaagaaaaaacaaaaatgaagagcATTTACTccagatttggaggggtttcagtAAGATTTTCCccggtctccttgcttggcgCACTGTACCGACGTCATTCCtgatcccgttggggtaaggggaagaaGGTTGTTGAGCagccccccagtgggctaggccccactttaggcttggtcggcacaccAGGTGGTAGACCGCGGTTGCACCATCTTGCACGTGTTTTTGAGCCTATATTACCCGCCATAGAGCGGTTCATGTAGTGCCTGTTGGATCTGCGCACATAATGCCACGTTTGTACGTATGCGCACAACTTTCTAGGAACAGAATACAAATAAAgctgggcacacatttttttcgTGCGCCTATCTGCGACCTGCGTAGGGACCCGAAATCTGTAcgcataaaattttaagtgcAAGCCATCTAAACATGCAGTTACCGTCACGAATGtctccagcagcaaagaaacataagtgtCTTTCTCTATGCGCTGCTTGtgatattagggctgcacagtctgacctggattcttgcttatgtcagcactgtgaagggagcccagggagagttggcctccccagactttgctaagcctggctgctcccattcagaggatgggttagccacagccttcAGGAAGTACCCTGGATTTGAGTAACCCCGGGACtaggtcatccatgggagagggaaatttagcGGCACCTATCCCAGTATCTCCTGGGCctaggcatggacctggctgccttcttttgggtggaattctttcaaggccttcatATATAAgcacagtctgctacctcacttagCCCAGCCCTAGCAGCAACAGTTCTTGCCTGGGAACCACAGGCCAGTGCTTCCTCCAGCACCCTGCATTCACACACCTAACTTTGCCTACTAGGTGATGTAAAACCTTTTATTGGTGTTTCTAAACAACTCCATTGTATTGCAACCTGTAATTTACTTCTGTATTCTGGTAACCTCCTCCTTGTTGGTGGACAAATAGCAAAAAAGGTCATCCTCCAGACCAGGCAAGAGGTTAACATTCCCCAGCTATGTCACCTGACCCTGCATGGGGGGAATTGGACTATAAGGTCTACCTAGATAGGATGTAACCTATACCAGTGAGGGGAGTCTCCCTTATCCACCCCAGTGCAATCGCTGTAGAGAACCATGAAGTCTGTATACAATGTTTTTCTGTCAAGCTTTTGCCTAGACTTGGTGTTCACTAATTATCTACAGTTCTTTATTCCTTGTAAGAGCCATGTCAAAGGTATTCTGGGTTTACATATATATCTCACTGCCTTTGCCACATGGCTAGCTCATAATCGATTGACTCTTAATCTGGGGAAATTTGAATAGGCATTCAGGACTATCTTTCTCATACATTGTTTTCAGGATTTTGTTATAGATGGAATCtatgatacaaacattcaaaacaaatctaaagacatggctttttcagAAAGCCTTTGCAACAACATTATGATGCTTGACAGCTACTGAAGGTTTTATACTATCTACATATTTGAAACTTGTATGAAAGCATTTCAATGAGATTTGATTATATCCATAAAGTTGCTATTATATAGCTTTATTTATTCTAGATGAAAACATTTATTATGGTGATGTCATTTCTACTTTTAATCTTATTTATTTCTAAGTTTTATTTTGAGAAATATTGTGAAATCATTGTAAGCAGCTTCATttattttctgtaaaccgatgtgatatcttggtttgaatgtcggtatataaaaataaataaatacctattaATGAAGTAAGAAATCTTAGTGCTCTTTTTGATTCAAACCTCTCATTCAAGTTGCATATCAAATCTTTAGTCAAAACATCTTATTGGAAATTTGTATGTTACGAAGTTTAAAACCATATTTAGACTCCTCCAATTTTCTTAAGGTTTTACAAGTTGTAATGTTTGCaaaccttgattactgtaatgctttctTGGGTTGCCAAAATATGTTTTACGATCTCTGCACATGATCCAAATTCTGCTGCAAGGATTTTGACCAGCACTTCAAAGAACGAACAGATCTCACTAGTTTTAAAATCATTGCATTTAGCTACCAATTGACTTTAGGGTTCGGaataaaattttaattttaatacacAATGCTTTATTATTAATATTCTCTTAATGATTCATCATCCTGGAAGGAATCAGAAAGTTAGTGCCTTTTGGATATTCCTAATCATCAAATAAGCAGATTCTTAGAAACCTGAGACAGCTTATCTGTAGCTGGAGTTGAGATGTGGAATAAACTTCCGCTTTCATTATGGAAGCaggtgcttttaaaaaaaaaacaaaaaaaacaaaaaaaaacaaactgaaaacatttGTTTGACTTggcttatttttaaatatatttttgggaTGTGGTATTAATATGTATGAATAgatgctgattttgtttttattgtattagtttgtcttgttttatgattttaatgattttattttaagtatttataaGTGTATATGTTATTTTTGTAAGCCACTCAGAATTTTAATGATatggcaaatttttaaaataaatgttttcttaaaTAAAGAATCCTGGTATGCTGCCATAGAGTTCAGTCATTTCTGCTTTGCAGCAAGTGCTTCTCGTGGGGGCATATGGGGTCCTGCTGCACACACCCGCTTCTGACCCTGCAAAAGAAGATTGAGCTAGTCTGATGGAGGAAGCAAAGTTGCCCACATCTTACCACAGATGTAGTAAAGTAGACCAGTAAAGAAGTATCACCTTTTGACTGGATGGCcagcccattgctcctaccatatgagaggggccggccaatggcaccgatagcctgtcacagagtaaaggcaaagggccattggtgccattttgatactggcagctgatggcctgagagcaggagatcgctcccaggaccctcgctggcccaccagggaatttgggcaagttttgggggggttgcaatgaagtaaatttgaagggttggagtgggtttgggtttttttgggtttgttttgttttggtttttttttatcttgcaaaCCTGGTTTTAATTAATCAAAtttgaaggggtggggtggggcagccgaaataaaatcggcccgaaggGCAGGAAAATGACATTTCTTGTGGCGGGCTGataaaggccaaaccaaaaggtttggccaaaaATTGAATCTGACtggtgaatgaaagaggaggcGGGTTTAGCCTTGTCCTCATCATGGAAAAAAAttacatcccctgaaaataagccctaaccttttttttggagcaaaaattaaatataagacctgtcttattaTTGTAGAAAAACAGTTAATAACAGGCTAGGGACTGGACAaacaccagtaatccctgtaatatGTAGTCACACAGGAGGATCATAGTAcctcattcggcagccaagggagagAAGCttgattcat from Rhinatrema bivittatum chromosome 3, aRhiBiv1.1, whole genome shotgun sequence includes these protein-coding regions:
- the TSFM gene encoding elongation factor Ts, mitochondrial; translated protein: MAARELIGFLRAKVSSLHQARCFHVETSLLATDKNLLIKLRKRTGYSFVNCKRALDKFNNDSKQAEAWLNEEAQKEGWSKASKLQGRKTVEGLIGLLQEGNCAVMVEVNCETDFVARNANFQQLVQQAALGTMMYHQGKQENLATYIKSFLGAGELSQLKTSSDGTLLSDQLALAIGKLGENMTLRRAAWMAVPPNFFIGSYVHGAALSDALSPSSSTAFGKYGALVICQPLEESPRSSVAELGRRLGQHVVGMAPLSLGSLQDEPGGDMETKMLAQPFLLDPSVSVGQYLQPQGMAVVDFLRFECGEELEALDIEPTRHSAES